In Legionella sp. PATHC035, a genomic segment contains:
- a CDS encoding ABC transporter permease has product MAIKKQIIALYTLVRRELVRMFRISTQVFLPPVITTTLYFLIFGSLIGPRIGSIQGVSYPMFIAPGLIMMSVIVNSYGNVSSSLYSVRFQKSIEEMLVSPMHNSLLLLGYVLGGVFRGLIVAALVYIIASLFLTIELGHLPMTLLVVLLVSAVFSLAGFTNAMVARNFDDIMIIPTFVLTPLTYLGGVFYSINMLPEFWQKISWLNPILYMVNALRNAMIGQSEVNTSLAMAIIVLMLALLTLLNMILLKKGVGFRE; this is encoded by the coding sequence ATGGCCATTAAAAAACAAATCATCGCATTATATACTTTGGTTCGACGCGAATTAGTTCGTATGTTTCGCATTTCAACTCAAGTTTTTTTGCCACCAGTGATTACGACAACACTTTATTTTCTCATCTTCGGTAGTTTGATTGGTCCTCGCATCGGCTCGATTCAAGGGGTCAGTTATCCAATGTTCATTGCTCCTGGATTGATTATGATGTCAGTCATTGTCAATTCCTATGGAAATGTATCTTCCTCACTCTATAGCGTTCGCTTTCAAAAAAGTATTGAGGAAATGCTCGTAAGTCCAATGCATAACAGTCTCTTGCTGCTTGGGTACGTTTTGGGAGGAGTATTTAGAGGATTAATCGTTGCTGCATTGGTCTATATTATTGCGAGTCTTTTCTTAACTATTGAGCTAGGCCATTTGCCGATGACGCTGCTGGTTGTATTGCTGGTATCTGCTGTATTTTCCCTGGCGGGTTTTACCAATGCCATGGTGGCTCGAAACTTTGATGATATTATGATTATTCCAACCTTTGTGCTCACTCCCCTCACCTATTTAGGTGGCGTATTCTACAGTATCAACATGCTTCCTGAATTCTGGCAAAAAATTTCTTGGCTTAATCCTATTCTCTATATGGTCAATGCGCTTAGGAATGCGATGATTGGTCAAAGTGAAGTCAATACCTCTTTAGCCATGGCAATTATTGTCCTCATGTTGGCATTACTCACGCTACTCAACATGATTTTATTAAAAAAAGGGGTGGGGTTTCGCGAATAA
- a CDS encoding ABC transporter ATP-binding protein, producing the protein MHALDIKQLYKTYANGVQAVKGIDLTIKQGDFFALLGANGAGKSTTIGLITTLLNKTSGSISIHGYDLEKEAEKAKSCLGLVPQEINLNIFETCEQTLLNQAGYYGISRTCAQPRVESLLQQLGLWEKRNSIARHLSGGMKRRLMIARALVHQPKVLILDEPTAGVDIEIRHSMWEFLTRTNAEGTTIILTTHYLEEAEQLCKNIAIIDQGEIIKNTSMKALLQTLRHQTFIFNTENRIDVLPDLHPFQPTLLDSTTIELRVDNHLNLNDAFALFTKNGIKIHSMRNKTNRLEELFLDLIKNGH; encoded by the coding sequence ATGCACGCCTTAGACATTAAACAGTTATATAAAACCTATGCAAATGGGGTACAAGCCGTAAAGGGCATTGATTTAACCATAAAGCAGGGTGATTTTTTTGCTTTATTGGGTGCTAACGGCGCGGGAAAATCAACTACCATTGGCTTAATTACCACATTACTTAATAAGACATCTGGTAGCATCAGTATTCATGGTTATGATTTAGAAAAGGAGGCGGAGAAAGCCAAATCGTGTTTAGGACTCGTCCCCCAAGAAATCAATCTCAATATTTTTGAAACCTGTGAACAAACCCTCCTCAATCAAGCCGGCTACTATGGAATTTCACGAACATGCGCACAACCCCGAGTTGAGTCCCTTCTTCAGCAATTGGGCCTCTGGGAAAAAAGAAACTCAATAGCACGCCATTTATCGGGAGGAATGAAACGTCGACTCATGATCGCCAGAGCCTTAGTTCACCAACCTAAGGTATTGATTCTTGATGAGCCTACGGCGGGTGTCGATATAGAAATTCGTCACAGTATGTGGGAATTCCTAACTCGAACCAATGCAGAAGGGACAACCATTATTCTCACCACTCATTATCTGGAAGAAGCAGAACAACTGTGTAAAAACATTGCCATCATTGATCAAGGGGAGATAATAAAAAATACCTCCATGAAGGCTTTGTTACAAACCCTTCGCCATCAAACATTTATTTTCAACACAGAAAACCGTATCGATGTTTTACCCGATTTACATCCCTTTCAACCGACTTTGCTCGATAGCACAACAATAGAGCTCCGAGTCGATAACCATTTAAATTTAAACGATGCATTCGCCCTGTTCACAAAAAACGGCATAAAAATTCATAGTATGCGTAATAAAACGAATCGCTTAGAAGAACTCTTTTTGGATCTGATAAAAAATGGCCATTAA
- a CDS encoding 2OG-Fe(II) oxygenase, giving the protein MIDSEQLIQNLCTQGFYIIEGFLEANQCRSLRQIAQELYEQGLFRGAKIGRRLDSHHNEIIRADEIFWLDEYEGNPTIQIFLKQMQHLAQILNQSLFLGLHEFETHFAAYQPGTFYKKHVDQFATQKTRKISCVYYLNDNWQPEYGGELKLYNTEDQLLKKVLPSENRLICFNSELPHEVCVTHQPRYSITGWMKTQSSCLLNRSEFSNSLTSFQG; this is encoded by the coding sequence TTGATTGATTCAGAACAACTTATTCAGAACCTTTGCACTCAAGGGTTTTATATTATCGAAGGTTTTTTAGAAGCCAACCAATGCCGCTCATTACGTCAAATAGCACAAGAACTGTATGAGCAAGGGCTATTCCGAGGGGCTAAAATTGGCCGTAGATTGGATTCGCACCATAATGAGATCATCCGCGCTGATGAAATTTTTTGGTTGGATGAGTATGAGGGCAATCCGACAATACAAATCTTTTTAAAGCAAATGCAGCATTTAGCTCAAATATTGAATCAGTCACTCTTTTTAGGTTTACATGAATTTGAAACCCATTTTGCTGCCTATCAACCAGGTACCTTTTATAAAAAGCATGTCGATCAGTTTGCTACACAAAAAACACGAAAAATCTCTTGTGTCTATTATTTAAATGATAATTGGCAACCTGAATATGGTGGTGAGTTAAAACTCTATAACACAGAAGATCAATTGCTTAAAAAGGTTTTACCCTCCGAAAATCGCCTCATCTGTTTTAACAGTGAATTACCTCATGAGGTTTGCGTGACGCATCAGCCTCGATACAGCATTACTGGTTGGATGAAAACTCAATCGTCTTGTTTATTGAATCGGAGCGAGTTCTCCAATTCACTCACCTCATTCCAAGGATAG
- a CDS encoding M48 family metallopeptidase, translating into MIIELDGIPIEISRKKIKNMHLRIYPPDGLVKVSAPLRFSEQLIRQNLESKTAWIHQQRERIRNRAVAEECTFTTGATVPFKGKKYLLVIEEHHGPTQIKINDELMYCFTQPNSSPPQIQTIVERWYKHQMQILLPDLIQHWETIIGVKVSEWGIRKMKTRWGSCNTKAARIWLNLNLIKKPTICLEYVLVHELIHLLEPSHNKRFYELMSQFMPQWREYEYQLEGRML; encoded by the coding sequence ATGATCATTGAACTCGATGGTATTCCTATAGAAATATCAAGAAAAAAAATTAAAAACATGCACTTACGTATTTATCCCCCTGATGGATTAGTTAAGGTGAGTGCCCCTTTGCGGTTCAGTGAACAGCTGATAAGACAAAATCTTGAATCTAAAACTGCATGGATACATCAACAAAGAGAACGCATCCGTAATCGGGCCGTCGCTGAAGAATGTACCTTTACGACGGGAGCCACTGTACCGTTCAAAGGGAAAAAGTATTTACTAGTCATTGAAGAACATCATGGCCCTACACAGATTAAAATTAATGATGAGCTGATGTATTGTTTTACTCAGCCCAATAGTTCTCCTCCACAAATACAAACCATTGTAGAACGTTGGTATAAACATCAAATGCAGATCTTATTGCCTGATCTCATTCAACATTGGGAAACGATTATTGGGGTCAAAGTCAGCGAATGGGGAATAAGAAAAATGAAAACCCGCTGGGGTTCATGTAATACTAAAGCTGCACGTATCTGGTTAAATCTCAACCTCATCAAAAAACCTACGATTTGTCTGGAGTATGTTCTTGTTCATGAATTAATTCATCTGCTAGAACCAAGCCATAATAAACGCTTTTATGAACTTATGAGCCAATTCATGCCACAATGGCGTGAATATGAATACCAACTTGAAGGACGAATGCTTTGA
- a CDS encoding helical bundle domain-containing protein: MLLSSSEYIKALHEGKYLLFLEWVDFVTQKYELMGAEDTVNFLILEWLSSDYSEEDAKKIAVLQAVYDLDSKTLQGKLDYSLQTITTALFICMVFRISDINVSVPQQKKLKPREAELLITQNLAQLNSFTYKKRLEDMQTQFYLYVKGADQKEVLDAYKKIRAITKPRYRLENYILHLERIKIKDDELYATRLSMAKRFLGYLYEQTELTSEVAEVIATYVNSLRELRPGQEELACLDKICPLSALENTWRWFTGIGIGFFSLVLHEKSIGELISGKDEGLKL; this comes from the coding sequence ATGCTTTTATCTAGTTCTGAATACATTAAAGCGCTACATGAAGGAAAGTACCTCCTTTTTTTGGAGTGGGTCGATTTTGTCACCCAGAAGTATGAGCTGATGGGTGCAGAAGACACCGTAAATTTTTTGATTCTTGAATGGCTAAGCAGTGATTATTCAGAAGAAGATGCCAAAAAAATAGCGGTCTTACAAGCCGTATATGATTTGGATTCTAAAACTTTACAAGGTAAATTGGACTATTCACTTCAAACGATCACCACTGCATTATTTATATGTATGGTTTTCCGGATTTCAGATATCAATGTGTCCGTACCCCAGCAAAAAAAATTAAAACCACGTGAAGCAGAGTTGCTGATTACACAAAATCTTGCTCAGCTCAACTCATTTACTTATAAGAAGCGATTAGAAGACATGCAAACACAGTTTTATCTGTACGTGAAAGGTGCTGATCAAAAAGAGGTGCTTGATGCTTATAAAAAAATCAGAGCGATTACTAAGCCCAGATACCGTCTTGAAAATTACATTTTGCATTTAGAACGCATCAAAATAAAAGACGATGAACTCTATGCCACACGCTTAAGCATGGCAAAGCGCTTTCTCGGTTATTTATATGAACAAACCGAGTTGACGTCTGAAGTAGCTGAGGTAATTGCTACTTATGTGAACTCGCTTCGTGAGTTGCGTCCGGGTCAAGAAGAATTGGCGTGTTTGGATAAGATTTGCCCACTTTCAGCCCTTGAAAATACCTGGCGTTGGTTTACTGGGATAGGAATTGGCTTTTTCAGCTTGGTCTTACATGAAAAATCAATTGGCGAGTTAATTTCGGGCAAGGATGAAGGCCTTAAGCTTTAG
- a CDS encoding acyl-CoA desaturase, with the protein MKLKSLVLSIYGWLDTELKESNVQQDTIHWARVFIFILLHLCCLGVFWVGWSFTSVFTAAVLYFLRMFAITGFYHRYFSHKTFKTNRFWQFIFAVLANASVQRGPLWWASHHRIHHRHTDQIKDPHSPVKHGLLWSHVGWIFYSNNFKTDYSAVRDFVKYPELRWLNRYDNVVPICTLFLLYFMGNFLEHHYPNLHTSGLQLAVWGIISTIILFHVTFSINSLCHVWGTKPFDTGDESRNNFLLALITLGEGWHNNHHYYQRSTSQGFRWWQIDITYYLLCFLEKIKVVHDLNRVPLELRKSNGAIKSLDEKNFNKLNAE; encoded by the coding sequence ATGAAACTCAAGTCTTTAGTTCTCTCTATATATGGGTGGTTGGATACCGAATTAAAAGAAAGTAATGTACAACAAGACACGATACATTGGGCTCGTGTTTTCATCTTTATATTACTTCATTTGTGTTGTTTGGGGGTGTTTTGGGTTGGATGGAGTTTTACATCAGTTTTTACTGCTGCTGTGCTCTATTTCCTTAGAATGTTTGCAATAACCGGTTTTTACCATCGCTATTTTTCACACAAGACTTTTAAAACAAATCGTTTTTGGCAATTTATTTTTGCGGTATTGGCTAATGCTTCCGTGCAAAGAGGACCACTTTGGTGGGCAAGCCATCACCGTATTCATCATCGACATACAGATCAAATAAAAGATCCTCATTCTCCGGTGAAACATGGCTTATTGTGGAGCCATGTGGGATGGATTTTTTATTCAAACAATTTTAAAACAGACTATTCGGCAGTACGGGATTTTGTAAAATATCCTGAATTACGCTGGTTGAATCGCTATGATAATGTGGTACCAATTTGTACACTGTTCTTACTCTATTTTATGGGTAATTTTTTGGAACATCATTATCCTAACCTGCATACTAGTGGTCTACAGTTAGCTGTTTGGGGCATCATTTCAACAATTATTCTCTTCCATGTTACTTTTTCTATCAATTCTCTCTGTCATGTATGGGGCACAAAACCGTTTGATACAGGAGATGAGAGTCGCAATAATTTCCTACTGGCTTTAATTACTCTGGGTGAAGGGTGGCACAATAATCATCACTACTATCAGAGGTCAACAAGCCAGGGATTTCGCTGGTGGCAAATAGATATAACTTATTATTTATTATGCTTTTTAGAGAAAATTAAAGTTGTTCATGATCTTAATAGAGTTCCCCTGGAGTTAAGGAAATCGAATGGGGCAATCAAATCTTTGGATGAAAAAAACTTTAATAAGTTAAATGCGGAATAG
- a CDS encoding acyl-CoA desaturase, whose product MKIQNQRILSKDVLLVSFFLIIYLFSCLIFNNEILIYGIVNLGWKGKVIFCLIIYHITIVVFSIYLHRSETHRSIELAPSIRYFSRFWLWFATGLSRAEWVAIHRLHHQNPDLPNDPHSPLYKGTLNLFVSGFEICAECNPSSLIEKYGSISDNDALEKLLFNKFKSLGLVIFLSLYILLFGLWGMVMWDINIIAITMVLFGAFAALTHVYGYRNFNTKDNSHNLMRIGILLNGEELHNNHHNNPTSAKLSLLDNEFDLGWFYIKMLMKLNLAKLRTTATVERKGVGYELQKH is encoded by the coding sequence ATGAAAATTCAAAATCAAAGAATTTTATCTAAAGATGTTTTATTAGTATCCTTTTTTCTGATTATTTATTTGTTTTCTTGTCTGATTTTCAACAATGAAATTCTTATTTACGGGATAGTGAATCTGGGATGGAAAGGAAAAGTCATATTTTGTCTTATTATTTACCACATAACGATTGTTGTATTCAGTATTTATTTACATCGAAGCGAAACTCATAGGTCAATTGAGCTCGCACCTTCAATAAGATATTTTAGCCGTTTTTGGCTTTGGTTTGCTACGGGACTAAGCAGAGCAGAGTGGGTAGCAATCCATAGATTACACCATCAAAACCCAGATTTGCCCAATGATCCGCACAGCCCGTTATATAAAGGGACATTAAATCTATTTGTGAGCGGGTTTGAAATTTGTGCTGAATGTAACCCGTCATCACTTATAGAAAAATATGGAAGTATTTCTGATAACGATGCACTTGAAAAATTGCTCTTTAACAAATTTAAGTCGTTAGGTTTAGTCATCTTTTTATCTCTTTACATTCTACTCTTTGGCTTGTGGGGTATGGTTATGTGGGATATCAATATTATTGCGATTACTATGGTCTTATTCGGAGCATTTGCTGCTTTGACTCATGTATATGGTTATCGAAACTTCAATACAAAGGATAATTCGCATAATCTAATGCGTATTGGTATTTTGTTGAATGGGGAAGAATTACATAACAACCATCATAACAATCCTACCTCAGCAAAACTATCGTTGTTGGATAATGAATTTGATCTAGGTTGGTTTTATATCAAGATGTTAATGAAATTAAATTTGGCGAAGCTTCGTACCACTGCAACTGTGGAAAGAAAAGGAGTGGGATACGAACTTCAGAAACACTAG
- a CDS encoding efflux transporter outer membrane subunit, producing the protein MQRIYLFLGTLLLTSCKVGPNFHSPDAPKATHYNSGPVKNRTVSAKSRAGQPQHFNFKKKISASWWEIFHSKELNSFIEKGLKNNPSIEMSKANLRKAQANLLAEAGHNLFPTVDTQFLASRERNSLLATGINITPIPGAKLPFSSVNTFDLYNTSISVRYNLDLFGGTRRQLESLRAAIDYQRFELEATYLTLTANIVTTGITIASLQEQIKTTKELIACQKELVKLENNNYVQGHISKLTLLDSDNRLRETQAQLPALKNDLAKKYNALAILIGSLPSETEFFDFTLQNIRLPTDLPVTLPSLLVKQRPDIKSSESLLHKASAEIGVATANLYPQLNIGATYAWYSTALSTLFNPANNVWNYGGQIFQTLLKGGELRAKRQLAIAVYDYELARYKKVVLDAFQQVADALHALEFDAELLREQVGSETNTREHFKIVRMQYQLGKANYLAVLKAKESYLKIHLKVIQAEAARYNDTAALFQSLGGGWWNNG; encoded by the coding sequence ATGCAAAGAATTTATTTATTTTTAGGCACATTACTCCTTACAAGTTGTAAAGTTGGGCCTAATTTTCATTCACCAGATGCCCCTAAAGCTACCCACTATAATTCCGGGCCGGTGAAAAATAGAACAGTTAGCGCGAAGAGCCGAGCGGGTCAACCACAACACTTTAATTTTAAAAAGAAGATATCCGCATCATGGTGGGAGATATTTCATTCCAAAGAATTAAATTCATTCATTGAAAAAGGATTAAAAAATAATCCATCAATAGAAATGAGTAAGGCTAATTTGCGTAAAGCACAGGCCAATTTACTCGCTGAGGCAGGACACAACTTATTTCCTACAGTGGATACTCAATTTCTGGCGAGTCGTGAAAGAAATAGTTTACTTGCCACGGGAATTAATATTACACCAATTCCAGGAGCTAAACTTCCATTTTCCTCAGTCAACACATTCGACCTGTACAATACCTCGATCAGCGTCCGCTATAATTTAGACTTATTTGGCGGTACTCGTCGTCAATTAGAGTCCCTAAGAGCCGCAATTGATTATCAACGTTTTGAATTGGAAGCGACTTATTTAACTCTAACAGCGAATATAGTCACAACAGGCATCACGATTGCATCATTGCAAGAACAGATTAAAACAACCAAAGAACTTATAGCGTGTCAAAAGGAATTGGTAAAATTAGAAAATAACAACTATGTGCAAGGACATATTTCCAAGCTTACTCTACTCGATAGTGACAATCGGCTTAGGGAAACTCAAGCACAACTCCCTGCCCTCAAAAATGATTTAGCTAAAAAATATAATGCTCTTGCAATACTGATAGGATCATTGCCGAGCGAAACCGAATTTTTTGATTTTACACTGCAAAATATCCGTTTACCCACCGATCTTCCGGTTACTCTGCCTTCACTCCTTGTCAAACAACGACCCGATATAAAATCCTCTGAATCATTACTGCATAAAGCGAGCGCAGAAATTGGCGTTGCCACCGCTAATCTCTACCCTCAATTAAATATAGGTGCTACCTATGCCTGGTACTCAACTGCACTAAGTACCTTGTTCAATCCTGCAAATAATGTGTGGAATTATGGCGGTCAAATATTCCAAACACTGCTGAAAGGTGGTGAATTACGTGCTAAACGCCAACTCGCTATTGCGGTGTATGATTATGAACTTGCACGATATAAGAAAGTGGTACTTGATGCCTTTCAACAAGTTGCAGATGCCCTACATGCTCTTGAGTTCGATGCTGAGTTATTGCGTGAACAAGTGGGCTCGGAAACAAACACACGGGAACACTTTAAAATAGTGAGGATGCAATACCAACTCGGTAAAGCGAACTATTTAGCCGTTTTAAAGGCGAAAGAATCCTATTTAAAAATACACTTAAAAGTAATCCAAGCTGAAGCAGCTCGTTATAATGATACTGCCGCCCTCTTTCAATCACTCGGCGGAGGATGGTGGAATAATGGGTAG
- a CDS encoding HlyD family secretion protein, translated as MSCKKENNSLQGYIDADYTYISSNFAGNLISLDASKGTVVHKGDRLFTLDVQPQKSQLNRARANLTQALAQVEVKQAELDYQSQLLTRYQRLVKSGGVSLEELEEVKNNYLNAKASLISQHALVESSRADLTEAKWNKSNKEVYSSISGYVYNTYFTVGELVLSGRPVLSLVAPENLKVVFYVPEPLLAQLKLKNQITISCDGCKENYPATINYISSKTEYTPPYIFSESSRTKFVYRVEAKPIKSAFNNLHPGQPVSINLIL; from the coding sequence GTGAGTTGCAAAAAAGAGAACAATTCATTGCAGGGATATATCGATGCTGATTATACTTATATCTCAAGCAATTTTGCTGGTAATCTTATCAGTCTTGATGCCTCCAAAGGCACTGTAGTGCATAAAGGAGATAGGCTATTCACCCTGGATGTACAGCCCCAAAAATCCCAGCTCAACAGAGCCCGGGCAAATCTTACCCAAGCTTTAGCACAAGTCGAAGTCAAACAAGCCGAACTGGATTACCAGAGTCAATTATTAACTCGTTATCAAAGACTGGTAAAGTCAGGCGGGGTTAGCCTTGAAGAACTTGAAGAAGTAAAAAATAATTACCTTAATGCGAAAGCATCATTAATCTCCCAACACGCCTTGGTCGAATCGTCCCGGGCAGATTTAACTGAGGCAAAATGGAACAAATCCAATAAAGAAGTCTATTCTTCAATTTCAGGCTATGTTTACAACACCTATTTCACTGTTGGTGAATTAGTATTATCTGGACGTCCAGTATTATCTCTCGTTGCACCTGAAAATCTAAAGGTTGTTTTTTATGTTCCTGAGCCTTTATTAGCTCAGTTAAAATTAAAAAACCAAATTACCATCAGCTGTGATGGGTGCAAAGAAAATTACCCTGCGACGATAAACTATATTTCTTCAAAAACAGAATATACGCCTCCTTATATTTTTAGTGAAAGCTCAAGAACCAAATTCGTTTATCGAGTCGAGGCAAAACCAATCAAATCAGCATTCAATAATTTACATCCAGGACAGCCGGTCAGCATCAACTTAATTTTATGA
- a CDS encoding ABC transporter permease: protein MIKNEFLRIWSIAKKEIIQIKRDFLIFSWLIIIPVTQILLFGAIINTNPKNLPTVVITSEDTPFTRTLLEGLKNTSYFSIETITADEKKAERLLLSGKVLFVINIPPNFTRDLIRGKHPHVLIEADASDPVAVSNAFRAASELPPKVFEHDLQGPLSYLASTDAPFIFDIQAKYNPESIPQYNTIPGLIALLIFSTLTVLTAVSINSEFERGTFETLLITPLTPVNIIFGKVIPYFILGYLLLFILLAIAYFIFSIPFHGSFFLYLLLLAPYSISSLGTGLAISAVTRTQFAAVGLTNAYGLVAIMVSGFLFPFTGVPHWAQSISQTIPLTHFLRITRNSMLKGAGWDILWPDTWPIILFSIVIIFLGIVLFRRTLD, encoded by the coding sequence ATGATAAAAAATGAATTTCTTCGTATCTGGTCGATTGCAAAAAAAGAAATTATTCAAATCAAACGCGATTTTTTGATTTTCTCATGGTTAATTATCATCCCAGTGACGCAGATACTATTGTTTGGGGCGATTATAAATACCAATCCCAAAAATCTTCCAACCGTAGTGATTACCTCTGAGGATACTCCTTTTACCCGAACTTTATTAGAGGGTCTAAAAAACACGAGTTATTTTTCAATTGAAACAATAACTGCGGATGAAAAAAAAGCCGAGCGCTTATTACTGAGTGGAAAGGTGCTTTTTGTGATTAATATTCCTCCGAATTTTACCCGGGATTTAATTCGTGGAAAGCACCCGCATGTATTGATCGAGGCTGATGCTTCAGACCCTGTAGCGGTTTCAAATGCGTTTCGTGCTGCATCTGAATTACCTCCTAAAGTTTTTGAACATGATTTACAGGGCCCACTGAGTTATTTAGCGTCCACGGATGCTCCATTCATTTTTGATATTCAAGCTAAATACAATCCTGAAAGTATTCCACAATACAATACCATACCTGGATTAATTGCATTGTTGATCTTTTCCACGTTAACCGTTTTAACGGCGGTATCTATAAACTCAGAATTTGAACGAGGAACGTTCGAGACCTTATTAATAACGCCTTTAACTCCAGTTAATATTATTTTTGGTAAGGTGATACCCTATTTCATTTTAGGGTATTTACTTTTATTTATATTGTTGGCAATCGCTTATTTTATTTTTTCGATTCCTTTTCATGGCAGCTTTTTCCTGTATTTATTACTTTTAGCCCCTTACTCTATTTCCAGCTTAGGAACAGGACTCGCCATCTCGGCGGTTACTCGAACACAATTTGCGGCTGTAGGTTTAACGAATGCCTATGGTCTAGTGGCAATTATGGTCTCGGGTTTTTTATTTCCATTTACTGGCGTACCCCATTGGGCACAATCAATCAGTCAAACGATACCGCTGACGCATTTTTTAAGGATCACGCGAAACAGTATGTTAAAAGGCGCCGGTTGGGATATTTTATGGCCTGATACCTGGCCTATAATTTTATTTTCCATAGTTATTATTTTTTTGGGAATCGTACTTTTTAGAAGAACCTTAGACTAA
- a CDS encoding cyclic nucleotide-binding domain-containing protein yields MKKNAEHYEELILQHPLFCLLNRSNAHQLIGYAKPEHVEADQVIVVEGEPIDCIFLIVSGSAAVRRAVHAQGTRQSMRIAELTKGEIIGLSSEGFVSQTGLRTATVIALTPMQLLKISLYDFLSFLEQPEIKYPNLKKLSEEFLLIQFIRAHHLFSNFSHEKIQTMVKTAINIQVTAGTYLYREGDAADACYYLLKGEVVLLSKKASSPTVIKINQMFGDAEFMKDIKRTEAAFAKIDSELLVIETELVKKFITMHQPSLFQQLWLKFSGKK; encoded by the coding sequence ATGAAAAAGAACGCTGAACATTATGAGGAGCTTATTTTACAGCATCCTCTTTTCTGTCTTCTCAATCGTTCAAATGCGCATCAATTAATTGGATATGCGAAACCTGAGCATGTTGAAGCAGATCAAGTTATTGTTGTTGAGGGTGAACCGATTGATTGTATTTTTTTAATTGTTTCAGGAAGTGCCGCAGTAAGAAGAGCGGTGCATGCGCAGGGAACAAGACAGTCTATGCGTATAGCTGAATTAACAAAAGGCGAAATTATAGGTTTATCCTCAGAGGGGTTTGTTTCTCAGACAGGTCTTCGTACGGCTACAGTGATAGCACTTACCCCTATGCAATTACTAAAAATTAGTCTTTATGATTTTCTCAGTTTTTTGGAGCAGCCAGAGATAAAATATCCTAATTTGAAAAAGTTAAGTGAAGAATTTCTTTTAATTCAGTTTATTCGTGCGCATCATCTGTTTAGTAATTTTTCCCATGAGAAAATACAGACCATGGTGAAAACAGCAATAAATATTCAGGTTACTGCAGGTACCTATTTGTATCGAGAGGGGGATGCTGCTGATGCGTGTTATTATCTCCTCAAAGGTGAGGTTGTTCTTCTCAGTAAAAAAGCAAGCAGTCCTACTGTAATTAAAATAAATCAAATGTTTGGGGATGCAGAATTTATGAAGGATATAAAGAGAACTGAAGCCGCGTTTGCAAAAATTGATAGTGAGTTATTAGTTATAGAAACAGAGCTTGTTAAAAAATTTATAACCATGCATCAACCATCTTTATTTCAACAGCTTTGGTTGAAATTTTCTGGAAAGAAATAA